The Kineothrix sp. IPX-CK genomic interval CTCTCTGCCCGCCGCTTCGCATACTGCCCACCAGAGATTTCTCCGTAAGTATGACCAGACAGATTACTGCCAACACAATGAGCATAAGCGCTGTGCCCACCATGGACAAAAAATGATAGCTAAGAAAGGTAAGTGTTCCCGCTATTACTCCTCCGCCGTTCTTGCTTTCACTGCATCTTTCATATATTTCCTTTACGTTATAAAGCGAATCCTGTGTCCATGCTCCTGCGAATAAATCGCAGGACATACCGATTAAGAGAAAAAGAAGTACCGCCGCCACTAATTTTCTCGTCGCAATCCTATTTCCCCGATTGGAAATGCCGAAGGCAACGGTTAAGAACAGCACCACCGGCGCTATGTAAGCCGTCAACCCGAAGAGACCGAACAGCATGCTGCTGATAGAGTCTCCGAATACGCCGACGACACCGAAATTACACAAAAATAAAAAGACTGCCAGCGCAAACACACCTATCAGTATTACTTCATTTTTAATCGCGCTGTCCATAGGTTCACTTTGTCTGGAGGATTTTGAATTCGTCGCCTTTCGTTTTCGCGAAGACGTATTGCGGGAATAGCTTTTCTTAGCGTTTCCCTTTCTATTTCCTTGTCCGGATGCCATACTATATGCCCCCTAAGCCTGCGTAATTTACTGAACTTATATAGTATAGCATCTAAAATGAAAGTTGTCATCCTCATACATTTCTTTTTTTATTCTCGGCCTTATCGGCGTTTTTGCTTTTTTCTTTATCAATGATGCTGTGCAAATGCTCCATAGCCTCCTTTACTCCGCCCACCTCGTTGATAATTCCTTCGTTCACCGCTTCCTGTCCGACGAGAATTGTCCCTACATCCTTTGTCAGCACTCCGGTCTCCATCATCAGCTCCTCGAACCTAGATTTGCTGATTCTGCAATGGCTGCATACGAATCCGGTTATCCGGTTTTGAATCTGTTTGAAATAATCGAAGGTTTGAGGCACGCCGATGACCATCCCGTTCATCCTCACAGGATGAATGACCATCGTTCCTGTGGGAACTATATAAGAATAATTGGTGCTCACCGAAATCGGTACGCCGATGGAATGACTTCCTCCCAAGACCAGAGATACGCTAGGTTTGCTCAAAGAGGCTATCATCTCCGCTATAGCCAAGCCCGCCTCAACATCTCCTCCCATCGTATTGAGCAGAACTAATACTCCGTCGATTTCGTTGCTATCCTCAATTGCTGCCAGTTCAGGTAAAATGTGCTCATATTTGGTCGTTTTGGAGGTGCCGTTCAGATTGTCATGTCCTTCTATTTCTCCAATAATAGTAATCAGATGGATCTTATGCTTCTTATCATTTTTATCCAGCGTGAGCTGACCGCTCCTTTCGATCCTTTCATCGCGGTGCTTTTCACTCTCCGCCTTTTTGTCCACATCTTTTTCTTCCTTTTCGATATCCTTTGACTTTTGATTTCCCATGGTTGCCTCCAGTTTTACAATTTCTGTCCTTAGTTTGCATGGAATTCATTTTTTTATACATAGAACAAAAGTGTTCTTCACATAACTCTTGCGGCCAGGCTCTTCGATAGCACAAAATAGGAGTTCTTTCCTATTAAATAAATAAGACCGCTTTCGATCCGGCATATGCCAGGGACGAAAAGCGGTCTGGAAATCAGTAAAACTATTAATCAAATATCAAAATCATCATTTTCCTTAGCGGAAATATCGTAATCCATCTGTTCGGGTGAAACCTCTACGGCATAATCCATATCCTTCTTTACATGCTTTTTCGGAAGGGGCATCGGATTTTCTATAAATTTTATTTCTTTCTTAACTTCTTCTCTGCTTACAACTTCCTTATTTGCATCTTCAGGTCCTAAAAGTATGTCATTTTCCCGCACAGTTTCTTCCAGTACGGCTTCTGCTTGCACATCACTTTTCTGTAAATCTTTCGCCTGTGCCGCTTGTACTTGTGTATCACTTTCCGGCGCATCATCTATCTGTATATCTTCAACCTCTATGTCGTTAATCTGCATCTTTCCTGCCGGAGAAGCCGCCGCTTTTTCTTCCGCTTCTACTCCCATAGAGCAAAGTCCCAGTCCCGCTAATGTCCCCCATATAACGACTGCAAAAATTCCGTAATCCATCCGTCCGATTCCGGAAAAGCTTATAGCAGTAAGCGCAGCGAGAAACAGTACCCATGCGTCCAGCCGTTGACGTTTGCGCATCAAAAATCCTACTGCACCAAGCGCCGCAATAAAACAAATGACCGTGCCGACCACCGGCTGAGCATCCGGTGCCGGAATTAAATAGCGGGGACGGATGTTATTTCCATACTGTAAACCCCATGCCGATGCAATATCCATAAAGCTCTGCCCCGAATATATCCCATCCAGCCAGGTAAGCCCCGCTGCCGCAAACAATGCCGATGCAAGGATTACGGCAAATTGTATTCCTACTCTAATATTTTTTCTTTCCTTCGAAGTCCTTCTTGTTTCTTTTATCACCACGAAGCCCATGCCTGCAAAAAAGAAAAGAGTAATTCCCAAAATATCTAGATAGGATATTATTCCTATGTAAATTCCTAACAGCAAAAAAGCGAAATAACTCCTCTTCTTTGTGTAGCCGCCCTTTACCAGTCCGCGCATATATAACCCCGTCAGCCAAAGCCCTGCCGCATATAAAAGGAGATATAAACCTTGAGGGGTAAGGCTGAACATATTCTCCATGAACGCCGGAGAAACCGCCATGAACGCTACCGCACAAAGAGCCGTTACCCTGCCCGACAACAATCGTATCCCAAAATAAAGAAGAAACATCGAAAGCAGCTGCAAAACGAGCTGTAACCACACTCCTGCCTCCGCCTTATTTCCCATAAAAGAAAATACAGCGGACAAAAGCGTCGTATATACATAGGAAGCGCCGTGAGTGATATTGGGGATTCCTCCGCCGTCCGTCACCTGCGCCATCTCATAAAACATATTCCGCTCCACAGTCCCGCCGGCATGCAGCAGATAATAAATACGATATAAAACAGCACCGGCAAATATACACATAGCAAGAAAACATTCCCACATATTTGCAAAATGCTTATCCTTCGGTATCCTTTCGGCCGCATATGCCACTATCTTTGATCCGGCAAACCACAGTCCGACCACGCCGGCAAAAAGCAGGCACACACACCCTGCCGCCAAATAATTGCTCATCCCCCACGTATATATGCTTATAGTAATTATGCAGGTCGCGAGCAAAACACCTGTTATCGCCATATAAAGCAACCATAGCAGATAACTAAACCATGTTTTCTTCATCTTCATGTTCTTTCGTTTCCTTACGGTTTATACCATTTTATACTTTCCGCTAAAAAGGTATTCCTTATATTTTCCTAAGCGCCTGTTCCAAATCCGCTATAATATCGTCCGCATTTTCGATTCCTACCGAGAAACGAATCAAATCAGGAGCAACTCCCGATTCCACAAGCTGAGCATCCGTCATCTGTCTATGGGTATGACTGGCAGGATGCAGCACGCAGGTTCTGGCATCCGCCACATGAGTCACAATAGCTGCCAGCTTCAGGTGATCCATCATTCCCGAAGCTGCGCTGCGTCCGCCCTTTGGCCCAAAGGAGATGACGCCGCAGGTTCCCTTCGGCATGTACTTCTGTGCCAGCTCATAATATTTGTTTCCTTTAAGTCCCGGATAATTTACCCAGGCCACCTTTTCATGCCTTTCCAGGTACTCGGCCACCTTCCGGGCGTTCTCACAATGTCTGGGGACTCTAAGATGCAGCGTTTCCAGCCCTATATTCAGTAAAAAGGAGTTCTGCGGAGACTGGGCAGACCCCAAGTCGCGCATGAGCTGCGAAGTCGCCTTAGTAATATACGCCAGCTTGCCGAACTTCTCGGTATATGTGATACCGTGATAGGACTCATCCGGCTGACAGAGTCCGGGATATTTGTCCGGATACTTGCTCCAATCGAAATTACCGGAGTCCACAATCGCCCCGCCCAGGCACATGGCATGTCCATCCATATATTTGGTCGTGGAATGAGTCACGATATCCGCCCCCCACTGAAACGGGTTACAGTTAATTGGGGTAGCAAATGTATTATCTATAATCAAAGGAACCTGATGAGAATGCGCCAAGCGGGCAAATTTCTCGATGTCCAAAACAACCAAAGCCGGATTGGCAATCGTTTCTGCCAGCACGCACCTCGTATTCTCCTTAAATGCCTGATTTAACTCCTCTTCCGAAGCATCGGGATCTACCACAGTGCATTCGATACCCATCTTTTTCATGGTAACGGTCAAAAGGTTAAATGTTCCTCCATAAACCTTGGAAGAAAGTACTATGTGAGATCCAGCCTCACATATATTGAATATCGCATAATAGTTCGCCGCCTGGCCGGAGGATGTCAGCATAGCCGCTACACCGCCTTCCAGCTCGCAGATTTTCTGAGCTACGAATTCGTTGGTAGGATTCTGCAGCCTTGAATAGAAGAAACCACTTTCCTCCAAATCAAACAGCCTTCCCATCTGCTCAGAGCTTTCGTATTTATATGTAGTGCTTTGATAGATTGGCAGTATTCTGGGCTCTCCGTTCTTAGGCTTCCATCCTGATTGGATACATATCGTTTCCTTTGCGTATTCGCCGCTCATTTTATACCCTCCCGTACTGCATCATCTATTTCTTATCTTTCGCCGTTATTATATATTGTTCCTGCAATTCTTCCATCATTTTTATATATTCTCTGCCGCACTGTTCCTTCTCGCCCATTTCGATATAAGCGATACACAGTTTTAAATATCTCTCCCATATATAACGGTATTTTCCCTCCGCATCGGCAGATTTGTCGATTCTCTTTACGATGGTAGGCGCAATATCATAATATCTGTTTACCAACGACTCTCCATTTTCAGTCAGTGCAAGATAATTGTCTCTATAATCTCTTAAAAGATTCAGCTCATAACAATCCTCCGGCTTGTTCAGACTTCTGCATACGGCAGTAGTCACATAACATAGCTTGCTCTTAAAGCCCGCTTGAATGCTGGCTGCATCCGCAGTCTTTATATTGTTTCCTTTGAACCTGGCTGCCCATCTTTCGCATATGGTATCTGTAAGGAGCTGTGCCTTCAACTGCTTTCCTTCCAAAACGGCAGGCATGAAATAAACCGCCATGAACATGTTAAAGTTTAACTGTCGATTGCTTTTTTTGACCTTATTCTTCTCTTCATCCAGAACACCTGCCACATAGGAAACGAGAAAATCCGCAAATTTTCCTATGGCATCTTCCTCATCTTCGGAAACGAGCATCTGATTCAGTTCCTCAAAAAAATCATGGTTCTTCTCCAGATATGTGTTCAGCAAATCTCCATATGTATCCTTTTTAAATCCACGGATCTGGACTTCCATCTCTTCAAAAAGCGGTGCTATATTTTTCAGCATTTCATTCATACTTTTCTATCCTCTTTACAGCAATTATTCGGTAACAGTTCAGCCATTGGCTAAACTGTAACATTATTCGTTCCAGTTGTGATAAACAGCCTGTACATCATCGTCTTCGTCGAGAAGGTCCAAGGTCTTTTGAAGATTCTTAAGGGCAGTTTCATCTGTAAGGTCCACATAGTTTTGAGGTATCATGGTCACTTCAGCGGATATCATTGTGACTCCTGCTTCCGCAAGCGCCTTGTTCACCGCATCGAAACTGTCCGGATCCGTCAATATCTCGTAACTGTCCTCTTCTTCGGAGAAATCCTCCGCCCCCGCATCGAGGGCAATCATCATGAGATCGTCCGCTTCCATCTCACATTCCTCTTTATCAATAATAATCTGTCCCTTTTGATCGAACATGAATGATACACATCCCGGTGTTCCGATATTTCCCTGCCCCTTCGTAAACGCATTTCTTATATTAGCTGCCGTACGATTCTGGTTGTCGGTGAGGGCATCTACGATAATCGCAATGCCGTTAGGACCGTAGCCTTCATAAGTAACGTATTTATAGTTTACATTTCCCACATCTCCGGCAGCCTTTTTAATTCCTCTGTCGATCGTATCGTTAGGCATATTATTTGCCTTCGCTTTTGCAATAACCTGCGACAGTTTAAAGTTGTTCGACGGGTCCGGGCCTCCCTCCTTTACTGCTACTGCAATTTCTCTTCCAAGAATGGTAAAAATCTTTCCTTTCGCCGCGTCGTTCTTTTCCTTCTTATGCTTTATATTTGCAAACTTTGAATGTCCTGACATTTAACTTTTCTCCTTTTTTCCCTTTTCATCATCTTCAAAAACAACTTCCTGCTCCGGCTCCTTTATTTTCGTTACCAGAACACTTAAAATCATCTTGCTTTCCACAGACAATATTCTAAAATTATAGCCTCCGACATCTATATCAAACGCTTCGCCCTCTTCCGGAATCTTGTCCAACTTAGAAATCATAAAGCCGTTCAGCGTATCGAATTCCTCCTCTTCGAAGGAAATATCGAACAGATCCTCCAATTCCTCTAAAGGAGTCTGCCCGTCTATGATGTACTCGTCTTCATTGTCCGTCTCTTCTATATATTCCTCGTCCTCGTCGTATTCATCCAGGATGTTCCCCACGATTTCTTCCAGGATGTCCTCCATCGCAAGCAGCCCCGACGTCTGCCCGTACTCGTCCACAATTATGACCATCTGCGTCTTTGTGGATTGCATCATCTGAAACAGCCCGTCGATGTTTTTCGTGCCCGGAATGAATACCGGTGCCCGCAAAAGCCCTTTGATTTCCTTAATTGGAATATTCGCCTTTGCACGGGAATTATGCAGTCTCATCGCATCCCGCATATGAACGATTCCGATAATATGATCGATATTGTCTTCATATACCGGAAATCTGCTGTTATGGGCATCCATCATGAAGCTTATCGCTTCTTTTAAGGACATAGTGCCCTCTACCGCGACAATATTCTTTCTGTGTGTCATAATATCCTGCGCCTCTTTATCGCCGAATTCGAAAATATTTGTAATCATTTCCGCTTCCGTCGCCTGCAGAACGCCCTGTTCGTGACCTTCATTCACCATGGATATGATTTCTTCTTCCGTCACGTCGCTTACATCCTTATCCGCCTTCAGCCCGAACAAACGCAGTATACCATCGGCCGTTACCGTTGCCAGACCTGTAAAGGGGGATAGCGCCCCTGTCACATAATAGACAAGATTGATACATAAATATGCCCATTTCTCAGGATATCTCGCTCCCAGCCTCTTAGGAAGCAGCACGCCGAAGGTCAGCAATATGTAGATCAAAGCTGCCGTCATTAAGATTGCTCCAAGCAAATATATCCCCGGCGATTCCAATCCCAGAGAAGCGTCCATAAACCGGCTTATGCCACGTATCCATATTTTCAGGAAAAAACTTCCCATGAGGATGTGTATCAATATGGATACCAGCTGCACCGTGTTCACATACTTCGCAGGAGCCTCCATAATAGACCAAAGACGTCTAGCCCTTTTGTCAGAGGACAATTTGTCCTTATCCTCTTTCGCTCTCTTTTCCACATCCTTTATATTCAGACAGTGAATTGCCGAACCGAATCCATAAAAAAACATATCGATCAATAATAATACGACAAAAATAATTATACTGGCAGTAGGCCCAGCATCATCCATAACATTCCATCTCCTTTTGTACTTCATAAAATATCACACTAAACTATATCATTTTACTTTCTTATCGTCAAGTTTAAGCCCTTTCTTATGTATTCAAATCGAGGCTGATAAGAAGTCCTTCGTTCACTTTATTCATAACTTCATCGTCCAAATGACACACCTTGTCTTTCAGTCTTTTCTTGTCTATCGTCCTTAGCTGTTCTAGCAAGATGACCGAGTCTTTCATCATATCACATCTCTCTGCATTCAGTTCAATATGTGTAGGCAGCTTCGCCTTATTCATCTTGGATGTAATCGCCGCACAGATTACAGTGGGACTATACTTATTCCCTATATCGTTCTGTATGATAAGTACCGGTCTCACTCCGCCCTGTTCTGAACCAATCACCGGCCGCAAGTCCGCATAATATATGTCTCCACGCTTCATAGTTCTCACCCTTCATTTAAACTTCTATATGGCAAACCTTTTATAGGTTACATTATTGCCAGTTTATCCGAAGGTATTCAATTGTTACTCAAAATCGAGAAAATAATCCCTCGTTAACACGACCTTTCCCTCTTTCAAATAAATTCTTGGTACTCTTTTGCCGATTAAGCAGGCGAGTTCATAGTTAAATCTACCTGACAGCTCTCCTATAAGCTCCATCGTGATGCTCTCCCCTCCGTCCCTTCCTATCAAGGTCACCTCGTCACCCTCAGTCACTTCCGGAATATCCGTTACATCCACCATAAATTGGTCCATGCAAATGCGCCCGATAATCGGCGCCCGCTGTCCGCGCACCAAAATATATCCTTTATTGGATAATCCCCTTGGATAACCATCTCCATACCCTACCGGTATAGTTGCTGCCTTTGTTGTTCTCTTCGTTATAAAGGTTCCACCGTAACTTATCGCCGCTCCAGCTTCCAGCTGCTTGATATATACGATACGGCTCTTAAGCTCCATCGCGGGTGTCAGGCGGACAATATTCCTTTCCACCTCGCCCGACGGCCATAGTCCGTATGTGGTCACCCCGGCACGGACAACATTCATATTTGCTTCCCTTAGTCCAATGATTCCCGCACTGTTGGAGCAATGACATACCGGTATCTGATATCCGGTTTCCTTCTTAACTTTTTCTACAAAAGTCCTGAACGTGTTCATTTGCCGTTTCGCCGCCGTTTTATCGGCTTCGTCTGCTCTGGCAAAGTGTGTAAAGATTCCTTCCACCTCGATCTCCGGCATGGAAAGCGCCTTTTTCACCAACATAAGGCCCTCCTCATCAGGAGATACCCCAATTCTTGACATTCCGGTATCCACCTTGATATGAATCTTAATGCGAACATCATCAAGTATTCGGCCGGCCTCCTCCGCTTCTTTCTTTATTTTCCGAACGCTGAGCGAAAGCTCCTCCAACGTATCGCAGCGGAACACCGCCGGGGTAATTTTTTCTTTTATCATTTCCTCATAGCAATAAGGAAACGTATATCCCAATATTAAAATCGGCTTGGTAATCCCGCTGTGGCGCAGTATCAAAGCCTCTTCCACCGTTGCCGTGGCGAATCCAAAGATATAGTCAAGCGGTTCCAGCTCTCTCGCGATCGGCACTGCTCCGTGACCGTATCCGTCCGCTTTGATGACGCTTACTATTTTCGTCTCAGGCTCAATATTCGCCTTCATATGATTCATGTTGGAATGTATGGCGTCCAGATCCACTGACGCATAAACCCTGCTGTACTTTTCTATCATCTTCGTTTCCCTTCATCGCTTAAAATGTACTTTAGCTGCTCCGTTAAGTCTCCTGCCATCACCGCGTACCGCCCGGTCCTCTCTGCCGCCAGATCGCCCAGTCTCCCGTGAAGAAAGACTCCTGCCTCCGCAGCCTCCCTGCACCTTACCCCCTGTGTCAGAAGTCCGCCGATAATGCCTGCCAGCACATCTCCGGAACCCGCAGTAGCCATACCGTCATTGCCCGTGGCGTTTAAGTAAACATCCCTTTTCATGTAATCAGCCACTGCCGTTCTCGCATCCTTGCATACCACAGTACAGCATAATCTATCGGCCAGTTCTTTGGTCTTGCTTATAATATCCTTCTTTACCTCCTCCGGTCTGCAACCGTAAAGCCTGGCGAATTCCGCCACATGAGGAGTTACGATAATCTGCCTGCTTTCCTTTAGCGACAAAGTCCGCAGGAGCTCCTGCAGCTCTTCCGACTCAGCCAGAAGATTCAGTCCGTCCGCATCGATGACCAGAGGCTTTGCAGATTCCTTCACAACATATTTAAACAGTATGCTGGCCGTGCCGCTCTTGCCTATTCCCGGCCCGATCACGATACAATCCGCCCATTTCATACTTTCTTTTAAGTCCTGTAAAAATTCCTTCCATGACTCAGTCTTCTCCGCATCTGTGTAAGTAGAAAGCAGCGCTTCCGGCAGATTTTTCTGTATGATTTCCCGATTCTCCTCCGGGGTAACCACCTTAACCATGCCTGCACCGATTCGATAAGCGCTCCTTGCGCACAGCTCGCAGGCTCCGCTCATATTTCTGCTTCCTGCGATTACCAACGCCTTGCCGAAGGTTCCCTTATTTCCTCCCCGGCTTCTTGCCGGCATAAGTGCCGCCGCCTGCTCCCTATAACGGTCGGCATAGGAATATACCCGGGGGCCTTCTTCCCCGCGAAAGCTCTCCTTCGTAATCCCGATATCCTTACAAAGCACTTCACCACAGTATTCGCAGCCCGGATACAGGATATGCCCCAGTTTTTCAAACGCGAAGGTAACGGTGATATCCGCTTTCACCGCCGCATTCATCACTGCACCCGTATCGGCGTTTATTCCGGACGGAATATCTACAGAGACGATGAAGCCGCTTATACTGTTCATCGTCTCGATACATTTTTTATATATTCCTTCCACGTTTCTAGACAATCCGATTCCAAATAACGCATCTATAATTATATCATATTCCATACTTTCGATTTTGCTTTTCAAAGTACATCCATATTTTGCGATAATGACTAACTGATGTCTTGTCTCCTCGCTGTATTTTTCTTCCGCCCCTATAAGGACAAAGTCCACCTCATATCCCCGCTGCATAAGAATCCGTCCGACTGCAATACCGTCTCCGCCATTATTTCCCGTGCCCGAGACAACCAGAACCCTGCTCCCTTTTCCGAATCTCTTCTCGATTTCTCCTACCGTCTCCAGAGCGGCACGTTCCATAAGCACTAAAGATGGTACTTGGAAGTCATTTATGGTGGCTCTGTCGTATTTTTTCATTTCTGCTGAGGATACGAAATACTTTTTTTCCATATATACCAATGCTCCTTTCAACCTTATACCAGTGCTCCTTTTATATGCAGACATACCTGCCTGATTAAGCATAAATGCGCCAAAAACATTCGTTCTGACGCATTCTCGTTTGCCGTTTATTCTCCCTTATCTACTATAATGGTCTTAGGAGAAGCGGCTTCCTTCTTCGCCGCCCGTTCTTCCTGAGCCTTTTTTCTTTCTTCCGGATTATATTTCATGTCAAAGATCTCGATTACATCTGCCCCAAAAATATCATGCATATAGGAATATAAATCAAAATTCGCTTTCTCACTTTCCTCTTTATGGACGAGATTCTTTTTGATCTCTACACGGACGTTCTTCACCCATTCGCCTATCGCTTCAATTTCCCTTGTATTCTGCGCAATTTTCTTATAGCAGACATCCATAGTATCAAGCATGAGCATATAGTTTACATTGTTTATTTCTTCGGGCAAAGTGCGCAGTTCCTCCTGATAAGCCTCCAGCTTCTCATTACAGTCATTGATAAGGCGCCTGTTCTCATCCATTTTCTTCTCTGTTTTGGCGTCGGGATTGTCTCCCAATGACTCTGCCATCTCCATGATCTCTCCCATCAGCTTCTTCTTCAGTCGTCTGATTTCCTTAGACTCAGTATTCAGCTTGCCCTGCCTCTTGACCAGTTCGTTCAGCTTTTCCTCGTTGCGCTTGATCTCCCCTGAAATCTCAGTCTGCGCTTGTGTAAAAAGCTGATGCCATTTATTATCCAGCGTTAAAAGCGGAATTTCCTTTCCCGCTAACGCCACCTTGTATACGTCCTCTGAACGTGCCATACCCTTCACCCCTATTTCGTATTATCCAATTCAAACCGGCTGATATTATAAGACAGCTTCATCAGACTGTCCGACAGATGGACATTTTCCACCTGAATATTCTCCGGCACATTCAAATCCACATGAGCAAAATTCCAGATACCCTTGATACCGTAATTCACAAGCTGCTCCGCCACCGTAACCGCCTCTGTCTTCGGTATGGTAAGAACTGCTATATCTATATCGTTATCTTTGACGAACATCTCCATGCTCTCCATGGGCTGCACCTCAATCCCTCGTATCTTCTTGCCGTGAAGATCGGGATTGTTGTCGAAAAGCCCACGGAACAAAAAGCCTCTCCTCTCGAAGTTCACATAATTGGCAAGTGCTTGTCCAAGATTCCCTGCTCCGATAATAATCAGATGATGTGTTCTGTCCAATCCTAGTATTTTTCCGATTTCATTATGGAGAAATTCAACGTTATATCCATATCCCTGCTGTCCAAATCCACCGAAATTATTAAAATCCTGTCTAATCTGCGAAGCGGTCACCTTCATGATATCGCTTAGCTCCTGCGAAGAAACTCTTTCGATTCCCGCATACTTAAGTTCGCTCAGATATCTAAAATATCTGGGTAGACGGCTTATTACAGCTTGAGAAATTTCTTTTTCTTCCACTACACTTCCCCCTATTCGATAATTATCTCTTATTATATAAAACTGATAAAATAATGTCAATGAATTGACAGAGTCTTTTATCCTATGTAAAATAAATGTTGCTGTTCACTTCGTTCGCAGTAACGCATGATTTCTGCATTTAAATTCGCTTCGCGAAGCAGAAATCATCTCTTGAACCACGTTCTTACGCAGCTTAACAGCAAGTGTTAAGCTACTGTGTGGACAGTAATAAATATATTCTGCCGTTTCTATCAGGCAGTTTTTGTTTGAGGAGTATAAACATGATATTATCTTGTCAAAATATTAGCAAAGCATTCAATGAAAAAAGCATA includes:
- a CDS encoding ClpP family protease, whose product is MGNQKSKDIEKEEKDVDKKAESEKHRDERIERSGQLTLDKNDKKHKIHLITIIGEIEGHDNLNGTSKTTKYEHILPELAAIEDSNEIDGVLVLLNTMGGDVEAGLAIAEMIASLSKPSVSLVLGGSHSIGVPISVSTNYSYIVPTGTMVIHPVRMNGMVIGVPQTFDYFKQIQNRITGFVCSHCRISKSRFEELMMETGVLTKDVGTILVGQEAVNEGIINEVGGVKEAMEHLHSIIDKEKSKNADKAENKKRNV
- a CDS encoding glycosyltransferase family 39 protein, whose protein sequence is MKMKKTWFSYLLWLLYMAITGVLLATCIITISIYTWGMSNYLAAGCVCLLFAGVVGLWFAGSKIVAYAAERIPKDKHFANMWECFLAMCIFAGAVLYRIYYLLHAGGTVERNMFYEMAQVTDGGGIPNITHGASYVYTTLLSAVFSFMGNKAEAGVWLQLVLQLLSMFLLYFGIRLLSGRVTALCAVAFMAVSPAFMENMFSLTPQGLYLLLYAAGLWLTGLYMRGLVKGGYTKKRSYFAFLLLGIYIGIISYLDILGITLFFFAGMGFVVIKETRRTSKERKNIRVGIQFAVILASALFAAAGLTWLDGIYSGQSFMDIASAWGLQYGNNIRPRYLIPAPDAQPVVGTVICFIAALGAVGFLMRKRQRLDAWVLFLAALTAISFSGIGRMDYGIFAVVIWGTLAGLGLCSMGVEAEEKAAASPAGKMQINDIEVEDIQIDDAPESDTQVQAAQAKDLQKSDVQAEAVLEETVRENDILLGPEDANKEVVSREEVKKEIKFIENPMPLPKKHVKKDMDYAVEVSPEQMDYDISAKENDDFDI
- a CDS encoding O-acetylhomoserine aminocarboxypropyltransferase/cysteine synthase family protein; translation: MSGEYAKETICIQSGWKPKNGEPRILPIYQSTTYKYESSEQMGRLFDLEESGFFYSRLQNPTNEFVAQKICELEGGVAAMLTSSGQAANYYAIFNICEAGSHIVLSSKVYGGTFNLLTVTMKKMGIECTVVDPDASEEELNQAFKENTRCVLAETIANPALVVLDIEKFARLAHSHQVPLIIDNTFATPINCNPFQWGADIVTHSTTKYMDGHAMCLGGAIVDSGNFDWSKYPDKYPGLCQPDESYHGITYTEKFGKLAYITKATSQLMRDLGSAQSPQNSFLLNIGLETLHLRVPRHCENARKVAEYLERHEKVAWVNYPGLKGNKYYELAQKYMPKGTCGVISFGPKGGRSAASGMMDHLKLAAIVTHVADARTCVLHPASHTHRQMTDAQLVESGVAPDLIRFSVGIENADDIIADLEQALRKI
- a CDS encoding CFI-box-CTERM domain-containing protein; its protein translation is MNEMLKNIAPLFEEMEVQIRGFKKDTYGDLLNTYLEKNHDFFEELNQMLVSEDEEDAIGKFADFLVSYVAGVLDEEKNKVKKSNRQLNFNMFMAVYFMPAVLEGKQLKAQLLTDTICERWAARFKGNNIKTADAASIQAGFKSKLCYVTTAVCRSLNKPEDCYELNLLRDYRDNYLALTENGESLVNRYYDIAPTIVKRIDKSADAEGKYRYIWERYLKLCIAYIEMGEKEQCGREYIKMMEELQEQYIITAKDKK
- a CDS encoding YebC/PmpR family DNA-binding transcriptional regulator, producing the protein MSGHSKFANIKHKKEKNDAAKGKIFTILGREIAVAVKEGGPDPSNNFKLSQVIAKAKANNMPNDTIDRGIKKAAGDVGNVNYKYVTYEGYGPNGIAIIVDALTDNQNRTAANIRNAFTKGQGNIGTPGCVSFMFDQKGQIIIDKEECEMEADDLMMIALDAGAEDFSEEEDSYEILTDPDSFDAVNKALAEAGVTMISAEVTMIPQNYVDLTDETALKNLQKTLDLLDEDDDVQAVYHNWNE
- a CDS encoding hemolysin family protein, producing the protein MDDAGPTASIIIFVVLLLIDMFFYGFGSAIHCLNIKDVEKRAKEDKDKLSSDKRARRLWSIMEAPAKYVNTVQLVSILIHILMGSFFLKIWIRGISRFMDASLGLESPGIYLLGAILMTAALIYILLTFGVLLPKRLGARYPEKWAYLCINLVYYVTGALSPFTGLATVTADGILRLFGLKADKDVSDVTEEEIISMVNEGHEQGVLQATEAEMITNIFEFGDKEAQDIMTHRKNIVAVEGTMSLKEAISFMMDAHNSRFPVYEDNIDHIIGIVHMRDAMRLHNSRAKANIPIKEIKGLLRAPVFIPGTKNIDGLFQMMQSTKTQMVIIVDEYGQTSGLLAMEDILEEIVGNILDEYDEDEEYIEETDNEDEYIIDGQTPLEELEDLFDISFEEEEFDTLNGFMISKLDKIPEEGEAFDIDVGGYNFRILSVESKMILSVLVTKIKEPEQEVVFEDDEKGKKEKS
- a CDS encoding type II toxin-antitoxin system PemK/MazF family toxin — its product is MKRGDIYYADLRPVIGSEQGGVRPVLIIQNDIGNKYSPTVICAAITSKMNKAKLPTHIELNAERCDMMKDSVILLEQLRTIDKKRLKDKVCHLDDEVMNKVNEGLLISLDLNT
- the alr gene encoding alanine racemase, translated to MEKYSRVYASVDLDAIHSNMNHMKANIEPETKIVSVIKADGYGHGAVPIARELEPLDYIFGFATATVEEALILRHSGITKPILILGYTFPYCYEEMIKEKITPAVFRCDTLEELSLSVRKIKKEAEEAGRILDDVRIKIHIKVDTGMSRIGVSPDEEGLMLVKKALSMPEIEVEGIFTHFARADEADKTAAKRQMNTFRTFVEKVKKETGYQIPVCHCSNSAGIIGLREANMNVVRAGVTTYGLWPSGEVERNIVRLTPAMELKSRIVYIKQLEAGAAISYGGTFITKRTTKAATIPVGYGDGYPRGLSNKGYILVRGQRAPIIGRICMDQFMVDVTDIPEVTEGDEVTLIGRDGGESITMELIGELSGRFNYELACLIGKRVPRIYLKEGKVVLTRDYFLDFE